Proteins found in one Campylobacter concisus genomic segment:
- a CDS encoding glycosyltransferase family 4 protein encodes MKILIIHNKYQSKNIGGEDIVYKNELNALRKKLGCENVFYYEVSNDDINKFKLFFEIWFSKKYYKEVREIIKKNGIEIVHVHNFFPLLTPAVFKAAKDSKTKVIHTLHNYRLWCISGILYRDGFGICEICMHKKFSLSGILNRCYRKSLLQSFVAQLAFWFYKLSGVFKNIDYFFVLTNFQKDKIKSLGVDGDKLILKPNSLQMSFNTETQKYGYVYVGRIEESKGILRLLEIWDRLDEKYILTIVGGGDIEAQLRQKYKKPNIIFKGKCSREETMTIVSHSKYLLQPSLLYETFGLTIIEAMSIGVPVIGYDIGTRQDFIEDGINGFLSRPDELKSVIERSYDFESYDRLSTAAKESVKQYENEYVIEKQIEIYKNILENKN; translated from the coding sequence GCGGTGAGGATATTGTTTATAAAAATGAGCTAAACGCCTTGCGCAAAAAGCTGGGATGTGAAAATGTTTTTTACTATGAAGTCTCAAATGATGATATAAATAAATTTAAGCTTTTTTTTGAGATATGGTTTTCAAAAAAATATTACAAAGAGGTTAGAGAAATAATAAAAAAAAATGGTATTGAAATTGTTCATGTTCACAACTTTTTTCCGCTTCTTACGCCTGCTGTTTTTAAGGCAGCTAAAGATAGTAAAACAAAAGTGATCCATACTCTACATAATTATAGATTGTGGTGCATATCTGGGATCTTATATAGAGATGGTTTTGGTATTTGTGAAATTTGCATGCATAAAAAATTTTCTTTGTCTGGCATTTTAAATAGATGTTATAGAAAGTCGCTTTTGCAAAGTTTTGTGGCACAGCTAGCTTTTTGGTTTTATAAATTATCTGGGGTTTTTAAAAACATTGATTACTTTTTTGTTTTAACAAATTTTCAAAAAGATAAGATTAAAAGTCTTGGAGTAGACGGGGACAAGCTTATTTTAAAGCCAAATAGCTTACAAATGAGCTTTAATACGGAGACACAAAAATATGGCTATGTATATGTAGGGCGGATAGAAGAGTCAAAGGGAATTTTGAGGCTTTTAGAAATTTGGGATCGGCTGGACGAAAAGTATATTTTAACCATTGTTGGTGGCGGAGATATTGAAGCGCAGCTTAGACAAAAATATAAAAAGCCAAACATAATATTTAAAGGAAAGTGCTCAAGGGAAGAGACTATGACTATCGTCTCACATTCAAAGTATTTGTTGCAGCCATCACTTTTGTATGAGACTTTTGGTTTAACTATTATCGAAGCTATGAGTATAGGAGTGCCTGTTATAGGATATGATATAGGAACTCGTCAAGATTTTATAGAAGACGGCATAAATGGATTTTTAAGTAGGCCTGATGAGCTAAAAAGCGTGATAGAAAGATCATATGACTTTGAGAGCTACGATAGACTTTCAACGGCTGCAAAAGAGAGTGTAAAGCAATATGAAAATGAGTATGTTATTGAAAAGCAGATTGAAATTTATAAAAATATTCTGGAGAACAAAAATTGA
- a CDS encoding pyridoxamine 5'-phosphate oxidase family protein yields MRRKDRELSREDGLKIIDECEYAVISCVDDEGEIFSVPISPVRVGESIFIHGATAGCKAKLLQDGRKVEFVCVSFNKVPHLNDSELEAIKDDGKALGGKVFTTEYKSAIAKTRVYEITNEAKKYEILKILSLKYTAYAMNTFETAAQYGLKITKIYEFKIESLSAKAKILPKPAN; encoded by the coding sequence ATGAGACGAAAAGATAGAGAGCTAAGCCGCGAAGATGGCTTAAAAATCATAGATGAATGTGAATATGCGGTAATTTCATGCGTGGATGATGAGGGAGAAATTTTTAGCGTACCGATCTCGCCTGTTAGAGTTGGCGAAAGCATTTTTATACACGGAGCTACCGCTGGCTGTAAAGCAAAGCTACTTCAAGATGGACGAAAAGTAGAGTTTGTCTGCGTAAGCTTTAATAAGGTCCCGCATCTAAATGATAGCGAGCTAGAGGCGATAAAAGACGATGGCAAAGCACTTGGAGGCAAGGTTTTTACGACAGAGTACAAAAGTGCCATCGCAAAAACTAGAGTTTACGAGATCACAAACGAAGCTAAAAAATATGAAATTTTAAAAATTCTCAGCCTAAAATACACAGCCTATGCGATGAACACCTTTGAAACAGCGGCTCAGTATGGGCTAAAGATCACTAAAATTTATGAGTTTAAGATAGAAAGTCTTAGTGCAAAAGCTAAAATTTTGCCAAAACCAGCAAATTAA
- a CDS encoding alanine/glycine:cation symporter family protein, translating into MPTNFAEILNNCVESINSFLWGPYFLITLLCGTGLFFTIRLGFVQIFKFKMGLRELFGNFSLHGEAAGKAGMSQFQAVATAIAAQVGTGNLVGATTALIMGGPGAIFWMWCAAFLGMATNFAEICLAQIYRTKDDSGHTIGGPAFYISRGLKGKWAKILAGFFAIAIIIALGFIGNMVQANSISDGFKGAFGIPQWITGAFLAIICAVIFIGGVKAIARVAEKIVPLMALLYVGVGLIIIALNFHEIPDAVLLIYKAAFDPSAAWGGATGASIAAAMRYGIARGLFSNEAGMGSTPHAHAAANVKHPVDQAVLGIMSVFVDTFIVLNITVFVVLTANVISFENSKAVFTGITLVQEAFSSHIFGKVGGYSFVAVCLFFFAFTTILGWYYFAEINVRYLLGAKAVRAFQILVVVFVFLGSLQKVDFVWSLADMFNGLMVVPNLIAIIILSPIVAKLLKDHDAGKKYDVKDYLK; encoded by the coding sequence ATGCCTACAAATTTTGCTGAAATTTTAAATAATTGTGTTGAAAGTATAAATTCATTTCTTTGGGGTCCATACTTCCTTATTACCCTACTTTGCGGCACTGGACTATTTTTTACTATTAGGCTTGGGTTTGTTCAAATTTTTAAGTTTAAAATGGGCCTAAGAGAGCTTTTTGGAAATTTTTCACTTCACGGCGAAGCTGCTGGCAAGGCTGGCATGAGCCAGTTTCAAGCAGTTGCAACCGCAATCGCCGCACAAGTTGGCACTGGCAATCTAGTAGGTGCGACAACGGCTCTTATCATGGGCGGTCCTGGAGCAATATTTTGGATGTGGTGCGCTGCATTTTTAGGTATGGCTACAAATTTTGCTGAAATTTGCCTAGCTCAAATTTACCGTACAAAAGACGATAGCGGGCACACGATAGGCGGCCCGGCATTTTATATAAGTCGTGGATTAAAGGGGAAATGGGCAAAAATTTTAGCTGGATTTTTTGCTATCGCTATCATTATCGCACTTGGCTTTATCGGCAACATGGTGCAAGCAAACTCGATCTCAGACGGCTTTAAAGGTGCCTTTGGTATACCTCAGTGGATAACTGGAGCTTTTTTAGCAATCATCTGCGCAGTCATCTTTATAGGTGGCGTAAAGGCGATCGCAAGAGTGGCTGAAAAGATCGTGCCTTTGATGGCTTTACTTTATGTAGGTGTTGGACTAATCATTATCGCTTTAAATTTTCACGAAATCCCAGATGCAGTTTTGCTTATCTACAAAGCAGCGTTTGATCCTTCAGCTGCGTGGGGTGGAGCGACTGGAGCTAGCATAGCAGCTGCGATGAGATACGGCATCGCAAGGGGTCTTTTTAGCAATGAAGCTGGCATGGGCTCAACTCCGCACGCACACGCCGCAGCTAATGTCAAACACCCAGTCGATCAAGCAGTACTTGGCATAATGAGTGTATTTGTAGATACTTTTATCGTTTTAAATATAACCGTTTTTGTAGTGCTCACTGCAAATGTTATTAGCTTTGAAAACAGCAAGGCGGTCTTTACAGGCATAACCTTGGTACAAGAGGCCTTCTCATCGCATATCTTTGGCAAGGTTGGCGGATATAGTTTCGTAGCTGTTTGCCTATTTTTCTTTGCATTTACAACGATTCTTGGATGGTACTATTTTGCTGAGATCAACGTAAGATATCTTCTTGGGGCAAAAGCGGTCAGAGCTTTTCAAATTTTAGTGGTCGTTTTTGTCTTTTTGGGAAGCTTGCAAAAGGTTGATTTTGTCTGGAGCCTAGCAGATATGTTTAATGGCTTGATGGTCGTACCAAATTTAATTGCCATCATCATTTTAAGCCCTATTGTGGCAAAGCTTTTAAAAGATCACGATGCTGGTAAAAAGTATGATGTGAAAGATTATTTAAAATAA
- a CDS encoding YbaK/EbsC family protein, producing MSEQIFNKIHDLLSNNEAKFKVLNHESATTSEEVAKLRGTKMSQGAKALVCSIKGVDEERFRQIFKDENVLNDYLLSDEKPAMKAGKIYILAILPANMQANLDSLTQKFDGKRASLASPDEVLALTDCVFGSVPPFSFHKNLHIVVDERLLQRNDEIAFNAGLLDRSIILNTKDYTKIVRPTLINFAE from the coding sequence GTGTCTGAGCAAATTTTTAATAAGATTCACGATCTTCTTAGCAATAATGAAGCCAAATTTAAAGTCCTAAATCATGAGAGTGCCACCACTTCAGAAGAGGTGGCAAAACTTAGGGGAACAAAGATGAGCCAAGGCGCAAAGGCTCTAGTTTGCTCTATAAAAGGGGTGGATGAGGAGAGGTTTAGGCAAATTTTTAAAGATGAAAATGTGCTAAATGATTATTTGCTAAGCGATGAAAAGCCAGCGATGAAGGCTGGTAAAATTTATATCTTGGCTATTTTGCCGGCTAATATGCAGGCAAATCTTGATAGCTTGACACAAAAATTTGACGGCAAAAGAGCAAGCCTAGCTAGTCCAGATGAAGTTTTGGCATTAACAGATTGTGTTTTTGGTTCAGTGCCACCATTTAGCTTTCATAAAAATTTACACATTGTAGTTGATGAAAGGTTGCTACAAAGAAACGATGAGATCGCGTTTAATGCGGGGCTACTTGATAGATCAATTATTTTAAATACAAAAGATTATACAAAGATAGTACGGCCAACGCTAATAAATTTTGCAGAATAA
- a CDS encoding glycosyltransferase family 2 protein translates to MKISIITVVWNNAKTIRDAINSVLNQSYKDVEYIVVDGASTDGTIEIVQSYGDKIKFISEKDNGLYDAMNKGIRMATGDIVGILNSDDFYASDKILQIVANEFLNSNTDSVYANLEYVYANNPKKVIRYWKSKKYQDSLFRSGWHPAHPTFFVKSEIYKKYGMFDLSFKIAADYELMLRFFEKYKITSSYVDEVFVKMRMGGESNKSIKNIIKANIESYRAWQANGLYINPLMFLLKPFSKIVQFINKSYE, encoded by the coding sequence TTGAAAATATCAATCATAACGGTAGTATGGAACAATGCAAAAACTATAAGAGATGCTATAAATTCTGTTTTAAATCAAAGCTATAAAGATGTAGAGTATATCGTTGTAGACGGAGCTAGTACTGACGGTACTATTGAGATAGTTCAAAGCTATGGCGATAAGATCAAATTTATCAGCGAAAAGGATAATGGTCTATACGATGCTATGAATAAAGGCATTAGGATGGCTACTGGGGATATTGTGGGTATATTAAATAGTGATGATTTTTATGCCAGTGATAAAATTTTACAAATAGTGGCTAATGAGTTTTTAAATAGTAATACCGATAGTGTATATGCAAATCTTGAATACGTATATGCAAATAATCCAAAAAAAGTTATAAGATATTGGAAGTCAAAAAAATATCAAGATAGCCTTTTTAGGTCCGGTTGGCATCCTGCACATCCTACCTTTTTTGTTAAAAGTGAAATTTATAAAAAATATGGAATGTTTGATCTTAGCTTTAAAATCGCCGCTGATTATGAGCTCATGTTAAGATTTTTTGAAAAATATAAGATCACAAGTAGCTATGTTGATGAGGTTTTTGTCAAAATGAGGATGGGTGGTGAAAGTAACAAAAGTATTAAAAATATTATAAAAGCAAATATTGAGTCATATAGAGCGTGGCAGGCCAATGGGCTTTATATAAATCCATTAATGTTTCTTCTAAAACCTTTTTCAAAGATAGTTCAGTTTATAAATAAATCATATGAGTAA
- the ung gene encoding uracil-DNA glycosylase has translation MQINLDDIKIEPSWKEVLKDEFLSENFARIKENFLKAKSTGTVYPPSALIFNAFNLTPFHDVKVVILGQDPYHGANQAMGLSFSVPSGVKVPPSLVNIYKEIYADLGIKEPNSGDLTKWAKQGVLLLNSTLSVSAGAANSHASFGWQGFTDAVIKRISENLQNVVFMLWGNPARAKAPLIDTSKHLILEAAHPSPLARGAFFGCRHFSKANIYLANHSKTPIDWDLNVKI, from the coding sequence ATGCAGATAAATTTAGACGACATAAAGATCGAGCCAAGTTGGAAAGAGGTGCTAAAAGATGAGTTTTTGAGTGAAAATTTCGCGCGTATCAAAGAAAATTTCTTAAAAGCAAAGAGCACTGGCACCGTCTATCCGCCAAGTGCGCTTATATTTAATGCATTTAACCTAACGCCATTTCACGATGTCAAAGTCGTCATCCTAGGCCAAGATCCATACCATGGCGCAAATCAAGCCATGGGACTAAGCTTTTCAGTGCCTAGTGGCGTAAAAGTCCCGCCAAGTCTTGTGAATATATATAAAGAAATTTACGCTGATCTTGGCATAAAAGAGCCAAATAGCGGCGATCTTACAAAGTGGGCAAAGCAAGGCGTGCTGCTACTAAACTCAACTTTAAGCGTTAGTGCTGGAGCGGCAAATTCCCACGCAAGCTTTGGCTGGCAGGGCTTTACTGATGCTGTAATAAAAAGGATAAGCGAAAATTTACAAAACGTAGTTTTTATGCTTTGGGGCAACCCAGCTAGAGCCAAAGCACCGCTCATTGACACCAGCAAGCACCTCATCTTAGAGGCAGCACATCCAAGCCCACTGGCTCGTGGCGCATTTTTTGGCTGCCGTCATTTCTCAAAGGCAAATATCTACCTAGCAAATCACAGTAAAACGCCAATAGACTGGGATCTAAACGTAAAAATTTGA
- a CDS encoding replication-associated recombination protein A has translation MFRPKSLDEICGQKAVKAAFLKFIAANKIPHSIFYGPAGCGKTSFARAVASGANYDFYEFDGGNLKIDDFRKILKNYENALNKPLFFIDEVHRLSKTQQEALLIPMENYKALVIGASTENPFFTLSSGIRSRSMLFEFRPLSSGDFEELLGKIREQISFSIDEEAKEYLFKSSGGDARAMLNLLEFAITLDENVSLENLKTLRQNALKEGAKEDDTHYELASAFIKSLRGSDENAVIYYLARLIDSGESADFIARRMAIFASEDIGNANPNALNLAASTLSAVKEIGFPEARIILAQCAVYLASSPKSNSSYNAINAALRYVQSEEILKIPPYLKNHTKESKDYLYPHDFGGWVEQKYLEKPLVFYKSKGIGFEKTLNEWLEKIKSKG, from the coding sequence ATGTTTAGACCAAAAAGCTTAGATGAAATTTGTGGACAAAAGGCGGTTAAAGCGGCATTTTTAAAATTTATAGCCGCTAACAAAATCCCGCACTCCATCTTTTATGGTCCAGCAGGCTGTGGCAAGACGAGCTTTGCAAGGGCTGTGGCAAGCGGCGCAAACTACGACTTTTACGAGTTTGATGGCGGAAATTTAAAGATAGATGACTTCCGCAAAATTTTAAAAAACTACGAAAACGCCCTAAACAAGCCACTCTTTTTCATAGACGAGGTCCACCGCCTAAGCAAAACCCAGCAAGAAGCGCTGCTCATCCCCATGGAAAACTACAAAGCCTTAGTCATCGGTGCTAGCACGGAAAATCCCTTTTTCACGCTAAGCTCAGGCATCAGAAGTCGCTCTATGCTCTTTGAGTTTAGGCCGCTTAGCAGTGGCGATTTTGAGGAGCTTCTTGGCAAGATAAGAGAGCAAATTTCATTTAGCATAGACGAGGAAGCCAAAGAATATCTATTTAAAAGTAGCGGTGGCGACGCAAGAGCTATGCTAAATTTACTAGAATTTGCCATCACGCTTGATGAAAATGTGAGTCTAGAAAATTTAAAAACACTTCGCCAAAACGCCCTAAAAGAGGGGGCAAAAGAGGATGACACGCACTATGAGCTAGCAAGCGCTTTTATAAAAAGCCTGCGTGGAAGCGACGAAAACGCCGTTATATACTACTTAGCAAGGCTGATAGACTCTGGCGAGAGTGCGGACTTTATCGCTAGAAGGATGGCGATATTTGCCAGCGAAGACATCGGCAACGCAAACCCAAATGCGCTAAATTTAGCCGCAAGCACACTAAGTGCGGTAAAAGAGATAGGCTTTCCAGAGGCTAGGATCATACTGGCTCAGTGCGCCGTCTATCTAGCTAGCTCGCCAAAGTCAAACTCCAGCTACAACGCGATAAATGCCGCCCTAAGATACGTGCAAAGCGAGGAAATTTTAAAAATTCCACCATATCTAAAAAATCACACAAAAGAGAGCAAAGACTACCTTTATCCGCATGATTTTGGCGGCTGGGTCGAGCAAAAATACCTAGAAAAACCGCTTGTTTTTTACAAAAGCAAGGGCATAGGCTTTGAAAAAACGCTAAATGAGTGGCTAGAGAAAATAAAATCCAAGGGTTAA